One Vitis vinifera cultivar Pinot Noir 40024 chromosome 8, ASM3070453v1 genomic window carries:
- the LOC100260191 gene encoding membrane magnesium transporter isoform X1, with amino-acid sequence MGLGFAVGVFGVLILAHAAYSTIQYRGLLKIMEEEFSGPPMTVLAEVLLGLGLCMWAGLTVPGKFLSIHPDSEENRYGFFTIFFSVYELILLLNQIKIEGIFFYSIENL; translated from the exons ATGGGTTTGGGCTTTGCGGTGGGCGTTTTTGGAGTTCTGATACTCGCTCATGCAGCCTACTCAACCATCCAAT ATAGGGGTTTGTTGAAGATAATGGAGGAGGAGTTTTCAGGACCTCCCATGACT GTTTTAGCTGAAGTACTTCTAGGATTAGGTTTATGCATGTGGGCGGGACTTACTGTGCCAGGGAAATTCCTGTCAATACATCCGGATTCTGAAGAGAACAGGTATGGtttcttcactattttcttctcggtttatgaattaattctcttgttgaatcaaataaaaatagaagggATCTTTTTCTATTCTAttgaaaatttgtaa